AGCctcgcccactaacagaaaaaaagcaacagacacacacacacagagacacacacagacaccggtcgaatgaagtcacgctgtgcagatattattgacagttcacccaaagttcacccaaagatgaaagctcagcaatatagcccagccttgagcagttcgagtgcttctggaaactacctgcttacaaagaagacttcatcagtttgttacaggaaggatcagtaaagactgtcagaacatggatcagtgcatcatgaatcagtttcttcccccatttcacaagtgtaagtacgtgcgattaaaattgttgcctcgtttactctagcttgcaaactatgtgtttagttgtgttttgttacttgtaaccgtgtgtattgtatcaggttatctctttattttctcatatcgcgtgtaaagccacgttgaaatcgCGACACGTGCCACATTTAAGGGGGGAGGGGTAGGGGGAGGGAAGGGGGGTTattcgcagatataactgaggacgcgggtggtgagggaggtgtcgccgccaccgccatggacgcgccggccctgtgtgtgtgtgtgtgtgtgtgtgtgtttgtgaaaagagcaagtagactgtgacgggctaggagatctcctcgccagttcttggagtttttgctcaataaaatagttagtcgtcagcattttctagtccatcgtctgtatttacattcacccactggcagccaaaatccactatgaagcgtgtgtgcactgtgactacttttatattgttgattagcagctggccatttcactctgtctcgcgctgaagcctgtcagtgtcctcgaccaatcgcagcaggctgtcatcggtccaatcagcacaaattagcttcgcgctgaggaggggtttgggaacaaatgaatcgctgtacgattcatatgggagttgctggaataattaggtaaaaataaatgcagattataagaccatgaaagtgttttttgaccttgcatgcatattagactgttgttggagacccttacaacctaaatatgaccctatttcatgtataatatgggctctttaaggctGACTTATACTCCACacgtccgctagttcgcttgagtgcacgCGGCGACTGTGACATCATCACGTTGTTTGCGGAGGTTTGCTCTGGGTGCACGCAACATGCTTTCAGCTGGTGGAGCACACTGAATTTTTTGATACTCGAGTGAACAGTTCGTGCGGTATCACGttttatttgagttgaatatgaacaactttgaagagattttggttcgcctgtacagacatctttataatccgtccatgcgtgatcataggcaAAAAGGtggccaataattcttggctagaaattgcaagtTTTTGTAAAAGATTAGAAACACTCAAGGGATAAGTTTTTTAAAGCCAAAACGAGAGGCTGTGGCAATcctggagacccaggtggttgtGATACACagttacagaatatgtttttccaccattcataggttttacaatagctacaaaactaaactgaattaactaataatttctttgataactgaaaaagaatatttgaacctatcggtttacaatatactaggctttattggtgataatggtcaggaatgttggaccattattgcctttttagcatttaggtagaggacacaaactagccagacagtaatgtgtcaaTTGTGGAGTAAgctaaatcaaaattaaaaaaaaaaaaaaatcagtatttatttagaaagtgtagttttttttgctgttattcttgccataaaaatatacatttgtagagcaacccatgttctgttgtcattaatattttaataaactttaatagataTTACTGTCTGAGAAATGAACAAAAGctagtgatgcatcaaagtttgattttaaaaaatcttgaattgtTATAAAATCCttataataatcaaaacaattaataaaattaattagttttaaaatcttgaatgatattaatgatatgacatagttccggaaacttcctacttctatgTTTACCTGTCTTATTTTACGGTCGATTTCTTTTGACCACCTcctgtcattttaaaaaatatcataaCAGCAAACActtcaagtataaaagcctccgTTTAAAAGTCTGTTCCACGTGGTGCACGTGCACTTtaatgtggaatcatgggagttgtagtcttcattacatcctacatGACTGCTGCAGAAATCATgctcatggatgagctaaagtattcataatttattatcatggtagtatgaagcagagtaaaggctgatttatacttctgtttcAAGTGATCAGCATGACCCACGATGCAAGCCTTGcgcatagtcgtgcatttatacttctgcgtgaggtttgtgttgctctgcaataacagttCTGAAACTCTAGCTGGCAGTGGGTTTTTTGTCCCTCTgtgtcaagttttgttttttctgaacgatacaagtagctcaaacgctaaaatgaaaaaattcagcggacatgcaacaagtttaatcataaggtaaacgcaaaacaaaaatCTCTATCTAGAGTTCCTTTAagagactcgacacttgtaaacaattatACCGTCAGGCTCGCTGCTGTCAGCACCACCCACGCTCGCcactgctaccaagccgaccaatcacagagcttgctctatgtgtcgttgcgacgtgtagttaaattaaatttttgagaGATTTGCGTCAGTGTCAGCATCATTGTCGGTGTTGTCGTCAAtaaagtttaaaggcttaactaggttgattaagttacctaggcaggttagggtaattagttaattagcaagttattgtataaagatggtttgttctgtagactatcgaataaaaatatagcttaaaggggctaataattttgaccttaaaataaaaaaataataataaaaacagcttttattttagccaaaataaaacaaataagactttctccagaagaaaaaaacattatcagacatactgggaaaatttccgtgctctgttaaacatcatttgggaaatatttaatattgaaaaaaaataaataaatcaaaggggggctaataattctgacttaaatatatatatatatatatatatatatatatatatatatatatatatatatatatatatatatatatatatatatatatatatatatatatatatatatatatatataaaatttgattttatataCTAACATACATAAAAGGGCTCTGTAATACTGTTCAGTATTGTTCAGTCTGATTTAACACACAACCTATTTTAAAGCATCTTTGGTGCTTCCTTGTTTTCTTGAATAGCAAAAAAGAAATCAAGAGTGTATGGAAGGGGTGCTGAAAGTCCCTAGCTGAAAGCTTATTTCTCtgctttgaacttttttttttatatttggagtAATGTAGGCACATAAGTGACACTATTCTACCTAAACCTAACCCATTTTTTCacatcttaataaaaaaaactcatattgtgccattaataaaaatatatcactCCATTAAAAGTCTATTtacccctaaaataacaaaaaagtcaGATCAGGGTATTTTgattatttcaataataaatccATTTGAATCAAGTTGTTTAGTGCAAAATCAAAATCCAAAAGCAAACAGAAATACAAAACAGTTTTGTTCTTAATGtactgtaattattataattgctCAAAAAAACAAACTGATTTCCACttgttttcctaaaaaaaaaaccaGCAGCCCTTTTGATCTAATATCATCATCAGATAACATCAATTCTTTACAACATGAAATGTTTCCCTGTAATGGCTGAGGGTGAGCCATGAGTCAAGTTTTTAGTTCAGTGTCATTTTCCACTCTTATTATAAGCTACGTGATTATGCTTTAAATAGACACTGTATTAGCCTTAATATGTGATTTAATTGTTACATTACTATTTAAAAGGCAAGAACTCTTGCTGATTTAATCTTCATACCAAACAGAGCCGGTCACTGTGATCCCTCAATTCTATCCTGTGTTCTTGCTCTAAATAGGCAAGTGAGATCCTGTCTCTGAAGTCATGCTGAAGTCATGCTTCCACTATTCACAAATTACTCAATCACCATGTCGTAAATCTTTCAataaagttatacaaagttatACAAGAGCTCCGTACTTTGCTTGTACCTGTTGTTGTACTTGGTCTTCAATAAAATAAGCCACACTATTTTTATTGCACCACAATGCTTTATTGTTCTAGTGTTCCCAGACATGACTGCAAGTAAGAGCTTTATCATGACCGATCTGTTATTTCATGGTCGTTTGACTGAGAAGGTCCTGCCACAGTCAACATTACCACTTTTGTTCCTTTGAGCTGGTTTGGGAAATGGTAATGAAAGAAGGTTTGGAACCCTGAGGCCAGATTCACAATGCATTCAAGTCAGCATGAAATGAAATTCACCCTAGCCTACTTCCTATACTAACTGGCCTATGTATTAGGTACATCTGTTTAACTGCTTGCTGGTGCAGATGTCTAATTATCCAATCACATttaagcaactcaatgcatttagagaTGTTGGTCTGGTCAAGACAGACTGCTTAAAAtctgaatgaaataaaaataaacaatgtatctgtgtacttcattattttgtaaaaaattatttgccctcataattcactcattgattcattttcttttcggcttggtccctttaataatcagggattgccacagctgaatgaactggcaacttatccagcatatattttacgcaacggatgcttttccagctgcaacccatcactagaaaacatccatacactctcattcacacgcgaacatggggagaacatgcaaactccatacagaaacgccaactgacccagctgaggctcaaaccagcgaccatattgctgtgaggcgaacgtggcTATCAGTTTGTCTCATTTCTGCCCTGTTTTTGTCTATTcatcaatcttccttcattttgttagcaacatccATTTTCCAACGATCCAAGCAGTTCCCAAAGGATGAGATCATGCACCaccctaatttttttttctcttattttagGGCCATTTCAATTTAGTCATAATAAAGgacaaaagaacaatcttaacttccagaatggggaagaaaattgatttaagtgactttgaccatggcatggttgttggtgtcaaacaggctggtctgagtatttcagtaaCTTCTGATCTTCTGTCATTATCATACACAATCATATTTAAAATTGACAAAGAATAGTCTGAAAAAATGCAGAGTTTCAGTCAACTTCTGAGTGCCAGTGCATTAAAGCCAAGGTTTGCAGAacagcatctctaaacacacaaaatatacaaccttgaagcagataagctacagcagcagaagaagatAACAATGTtgacactcctgtcagcaaaCTGAGGCTTTAATTCACACTGTCTCAATAAAAATGGACAATAAAAGacttgtctgatgagtctcaatttctgccaTAGCATTTGGATTCACCTTGTCTTGTATCAAATGCTCAGGCTGGTTGTTGTTGTGTAAAGGTATGTATAAAATTTTCTTGTCAAATTTTTGTACCCacattttggagatttgcatgATGTATAATAAGACAAATTTGTAGAAGCTGTGTGAttctgtcatgtcaatatgggccaaaatTGATAAAGCAGGGGTCACAAACAGACGTATCTTaatgcagatttcagttgcaaccctacactgtaaaaaatgcagggttcctcacaattcatattgtcccaacacaaatcgattaggttaacttaaaacttttaacaaatttatgtggattggacataaaaaaattaagttctcCCActgaaatcttaagaattgtgttgtttcagctcattttaaattagtttgaatttttttgagtgtaattgaACAGGGTCTGTAGCTGTGTttctatccaaagatgcaaattagatttatgcacaaaacggtaatactgcataaaacattttcgaataaagcacagtttccatttaatcaaattatcacttcctgataaactggtgccaaatataaaaaaataaaaaagtaatttgctGCAGTTGGAAAAGACAATGTGGACCTTTTTCCTTATATAATACATAACAACGCAATGAACGTGCAGTGGCTCTTGTAGGTCCGAGACTGCTCCTTGGGAGAGCAGCCACTCAAGACATTTttgggaggtaataatactgaactaTAATACTGAATAACCAAAGcaaaatttcagatgttttacaattaaTGTTGTCCCAATTAAACCCATTTTGTCattacatgatctgttaaaaaaaaatcacaatacgttttttatgcacatgctggaattgtTTCAGTAAACGTGCTTTCATCTTACTTCATGCACATTTTCTCCTATTGATAAAAAATGTATTCTACTCCATTGTGTGCAGTTTTTTATgatcattttcaaaatatatgcacatctctgtgtttccattaagcatttttatgtgcacattcaaaatacaaatacaaataagtggatggaaacagcttttaattatcaagtgctgcttcaaATCCTTTTAAATTGGTTCAgttgtgtttaatcagggttgaagATGCACTCTGCAGGAGTGATCTCCAGAAAATGGGTTGAGGACCTCTATTTaccttttactttttttaatctatGTCATGAGGAATTAAGGCTGGGTCCAACCAgcaaggtgtacttaataaagtgtgaAAAATTCATTTATGCAAtcaaaatgtttaaacaaaaaattatcatttgttttttaaactttatGTTTTATCTTACCTTTTACCTCCACCTTACCTCCATCTTTTAATATTGATCAAAGCAGAGAAAATCTTTTACAACatctgttttaaaaccttttaactAACTTCATTTTCCAATTTGTTTATTAGAAGATAACTTTTGATTGAGGCTGACATAGCTGAGCTTTAGTGGagctaaatattatatttatatatatatatatatatatatatatatatatatatatatagacacacatcaatgatcaggagttttcccattggtcagtatgcaaatattgctatatgcaatatttatatttatagctaTATAAATATGACTATACGCAAATAtagttataattttacatcacttttctactatgatggataagtgatcgcatgcaaagagcatgtgtttgtgtgcttggaAATATTTTATCCACCCTAGCTGTTAAATTtaatctaatccatgtcctgaaacacgtCGCCTCTCCTGCTTTTACTTCTAATTCTAATGGAGGAAGTGATTTGTTagtgaatgaatctccattatgaacaACTCAtgtgaaccatcgatatccctgcgTCTTAATGTacatatccacctttctgatctaaatggtaaataacatttgtaatattcaataatttagggtggacagtatgcaaATTAAGGTGCaagcactgttatgttatcagacACCCTTATAAGTACTTCATAAGCTAGCCGTTTCttgcaccgcagcatcttgttgtcataattcatttacattttcattggttttcttcaacaaaactagcataagtctAGTGTTTAGTGCAAGTTGGGCTACTTTGCCTTATAGtaaatgcagtaagtgactttattatcatcaataacgtgacTTTagaacaaaagtttgtaacatacaaaaacgtaaaaaactaaatcttgcCTTTGTTATGCTTtaagctttgttttctttgtttgctcattactacacccgtatgCAGTGCAAAtatccagcatcttcagattttctttagtcttgactagtgcggttaaatgacatttgtcctgggagcactgtacaaatgtggcggtgctATTGACGCATGTTCAGTgtccgtatgcaatatctagtgtttATATCTATGTTCAACAGTGACATTTGAATcaaagtaaactgaaacagtttcAATTAAAgtagaactacaccagcattctaccaATACTCTCCTGCCTGCCTGTTTTGCTGGAATATTCCACTATCTGATATAATGTTATGGTTTTTTATCATTTTggcttcatctatgttaagctgctttgacacaatctacattttataAAGCACTATAAAAAAATTACTTGACTTGACCTTAGATTGTACTGAAACATTAAAAATCAAGTAGCCAAATAAAACCTCATAAATCTGACTATAATACTTATTAATGAGATTTTTATAAACTTTTGTCAAAAAAGGGAGACAGATATGCTTGTTTAAAAGTTAGGGATTTTTAAACACTGTACCTCTATGCACTGGAGATCAAACTCCATCTTTAAccatttacttacccttcacttgttccaaagtAGTTTGACTTTCTTCTGCTAAACTCAAAAGAATAAGTTCTGAAGAAaattggaaacttgtaaccatactttgacagttttttttttcctaatatggaagtGGTTACAGCTTTCCACAAGtatttttagtgttcaacagaataaagaaactcatcaaAGTTTAGAACCACATGAGGGTTTGTGAATagtgagtcaattttcatttttggggtgagctATCCATTTAACAAAGTTTTATACACGTTTGAGAGAATTTGAGACACGGAAATAACATTTCCATAATGGCTGTAATATTTAGACTGTCTTTTCTGTAATAAGATGATGAGGGTGTTGAAGTTCATAATTAGATAGCATGGTCTTTGTGGTCACCAGAGGAATGTCAAACTCTTGAAGCTGTGAGCTTAGAGCGATCTGGGGAGAGCTTCAgtgtctctcttacacacactccCTAATTTTCTGTGTTTAGCTGATTGTGGGTGAAAGCTAAAGATGACCACAAACAGCCGCCACAAGGAGTCTGAGAAAGTAGAGTAACAGTAGACTTTCCCATCTTACCTGCTATTCCCTGAAGCAGGCCACACACGTTGAATATGCTCTTCTTCAAGATACTCTGGAAGCACATGCTGAAAACCGAAAGGATGCCCACCACAGAAAGGAGGAAGATTGCGATGACTAGAAATATAACAGTGGCTTGCCAGAAGCCACTAGCTATTTCCATGAAGTCTTTGGCGTAAGGCCCACACTGGACCACCTTCTGCTGTGCCACCTTGAGGCAGCGGTTATAAATACCCAGGGTGCGCTGGTCACTTCGGTGGGAAGTGGTCACAGTGAAGTTTAATTCAGATCCTTCTGGATATCCCACGAGCCATTCAGCGCTCATGAACGCCACCAGCTCAGCAAATGCTACCACAATACTCATCAAGGTCCATAACATGGAGCGGCATGTGACTATGACGTGACACATTGTGAAGAACCTTGATGCAGGCACTTGATGGGAAGTGGCTTCTTCTGTGTTAAGGTCAAGTGGCACGTCAATGAAGGCCCATTGGTTTTATCATAACAGCCGAATCAGATTTCTTCAAATTGCACCACAGAAGAACTCCTGAGCTCTTGAAGCGTCCTAAAAGTATCCATGTGCTGATCAAACCTAGGAAAAGAGAAAAGGaaattttttttaagagaaaGTTAAAATCAAGAACATAGATCTAGATTGCTTGAGAGCTCTAAATAAGCAAACTAACCTCTGTACAAGGAACAAGAcagtggctgcgtccgaaaccgcctactactaaGTAGTTACTGCATTTGATTTTTAATGTACTACtcagctgttagaaaagtacgttctatacagtacgaatgtcagtagtatgaatggaacccGGAAgcactacatccgccattttgtcatgatcatgtgacctacctgcgtcagttgcatcgcttaaCTCCCATGCATGAGTTCTCTCACAGGGCATCAGGGGATAGCATAGCGT
This Danio aesculapii chromosome 5, fDanAes4.1, whole genome shotgun sequence DNA region includes the following protein-coding sequences:
- the lhfpl2b gene encoding LHFPL tetraspan subfamily member 2b → MCHVIVTCRSMLWTLMSIVVAFAELVAFMSAEWLVGYPEGSELNFTVTTSHRSDQRTLGIYNRCLKVAQQKVVQCGPYAKDFMEIASGFWQATVIFLVIAIFLLSVVGILSVFSMCFQSILKKSIFNVCGLLQGIAGLFLILGLMLYPAGWGSKKVVDYCGPDASPYKVGLCSLGWAFYTAIGGTVLTFICAMFSAQAEIATSSDKVQDEIEEGRSLICVL